The window GTCGAGTGAGACCGTCGGTTCGTCCATGAGCCAAAGCCCGGCCCCTGTCAGCGGCAGACGGGCGAGGCCTAGGCGGCGTTTCTGACCCGCGCTCAGCCGGCCCGCAGGCCGGTCGGCCAGAGAAGCGAGGTCGAACCGAGCAGCGATATTTCCCGGAGCCGCGCCATACAGATCGACCCAGAAGGCCAGCGTCTCCCGTACGGTCATCGCCGGCTTGACTGCGTCGAGATGGCCGGAGAGGGCAATGCCTTCGAGATACGCGGCCCGTTCCGTCAGTAGATCGTGGCCATTGTGGTTGGCGTGGCCTTCCGCCGCACCAAGACCCGCCAGTGCTCGCAGTAGCGAGGTCTTGCCAACGCCGTTCGGACCGCGCAGCAGCAGTGCCTCGCCGGGCGAGAGGCTGAAGGCGATGCCGGTCTGAACGGGGCGTGCCTGCCGGTAGGTGGCGAAGTCGGAAACAACGAGGCTCATGTGGCGAGAGTTACAGGGTAATTCCGCAAATCTGAATCGATTTCTCCCCAAACTGCTCTACAGTCAGCCAGAATGCAGTGCCGGAATGTTGACTGAGTGGGGAATCCGGAAAAAATTGCCATTGTGCACTGCCGAACCGTTGAAATGGTATGCAATTGCATACATATCTCTACCATCACCTTGTCGGGCCACCGCGATTGCGGCATACCGACATCAGGATCAGCCATTTCTCGTGACCAGAGGGAGACAGCCCATGCCCATTACCGTCGGAACCGATAGCGCCAAGACCCGGAGAACCCTTTCGGTCGGCGGCTCCAGCGTCGCCTACTACTCGATCGCGGCGGCGGAGGAGGCGGGGCTCGGCTCGTTCGGCAAGCTGCCCGCGGTGCTGAAGGTCGTGCTGGAAAACATGCTGCGCTTCGAGGACGGCAAGACGGTCAGCCTCGACGATATCCGCGCTTTCTCGGACTGGGCGGAGAAGGGCGGGCGGAACCCGCGCGAGATCGCCTATCGCCCTGCGCGCGTGCTGATGCAGGACTTCACGGGCGTGCCCGCGGTGGTCGATCTTGCCGCCATGCGCGACGGCATCAAGGCGCTGGGCGGCGACCCGCAGAAGATCAACCCGCTGAACCCGGTCGACCTCGTGATCGACCACTCGGTGATGATCGACGAGTTCGGCAACCCGCGCGCCTTCCAGATGAACGTGGACCGCGAATACGAGCGCAACATGGAGCGCTACGTCTTTCTGAAATGGGGCCAGAAGGCCTTCAACAATTTCCGCGTGGTGCCGCCCGGCACCGGCATCTGCCACCAGGTGAACCTTGAATATCTGGCGCAGACGGTCTGGACCGACAGCGACCAGAACGGCGAGGAAGTGGCCTATCCCGACACGCTGGTCGGCACCGACAGCCACACGACGATGGTCAACGGCGCGGCTGTTCTGGGCTGGGGCGTCGGCGGGATCGAGGCCGAGGCGGCGATGCTGGGCCAGCCGATCTCGATGCTGATCCCCGAGGTCGTGGGGTTCGAGCTGACGGGTGCGATGATGGAAGGCACCACCGGCACGGACCTCGTGCTGAAAGTGGTGGAGATGCTGCGCAAGAAGGGCGTGGTCGGCAAGTTCGTGGAGTTCTACGGATCGGGCCTCGACACGCTGCCGCTGGCCGACCGTGCGACCATCGCCAACATGGCGCCGGAATATGGCGCGACCTGCGGCTTCTTCCCGATCGACGCCGAGACGCTGCGCTACCTGCGCAACACGGGCCGCGACGAGGCGCGGGTGGCGCTGGTGGAAGCCTACGCCAAGGAAAACGGCTTCTGGCGCGGGGCGGATTACGCGCCCGTCTACACCGACACGCTGACGCTCGACATGGGCACCATCGTGCCCGCCATTTCCGGCCCCAAACGCCCGCAGGACTACATCGCACTGGATCGCGCCTCGACCGAGTTCGGCAAGTTCATCGCCGGTCTGCGCGGTGCCAAGGATGCCTCGGCCAGCGCCGAAGTGCGCTGGGAAGGCGAGGGCGGTGCGCCCGAGCCGCGCGACATTCCGGGCGATGAAGGCCATCACAACAAGGGCTGGTACAAGGATGCGCAGGAGGCCGCGCATCAGTTGCACGACGGCTCGATCGTGATCGCGTCGATCACCTCCTGCACCAACACGTCGAACCCTTACGTGATGATCGGCGCGGGCCTCGTGGCCCGCAAGGCCCGCGAAAAGGGCCTGACGCGCAAGCCGTGGGTGAAAACCTCTCTGGCGCCCGGCTCGCAGGTGGTTTCGCACTATCTGGAAGCGGCCGATCTGCAGAAGGATCTGGATGCCATCGGCTTCAACCTCGTGGGCTACGGCTGTACGACCTGCATCGGCAACTCCGGCCCGCTGGAAGAGCCGATCTCGAAGGCGATCAACGACTACGACCTCGTGGCGACCTCGGTGCTTTCGGGTAACCGCAACTTCGAGGGCCGCATCAGCCCGGACGTGCGGGCCAACTACCTCGCCTCGCCGCCGCTGGTGGTGGCCTATGCGCTGGTGGGCGACATGAACGTAGATATCACCACGGAACCGCTGGGCGAGGATCAGGACGGCAACCCCGTCTACCTCAAGGATATCTGGCCCTCGCAGAAGGAGATCGCCGATCTGGTGGAGCGGACAGTGACGCGCGAGGCCTTCCAGTCCAAGTACGCCGACGTGTTCAAGGGTGATGAGAAGTGGCAGGGCGTAAACACGACCGACAGCGAGACATACGATTGGCCCGCTTCCTCCACCTACGTACAGAACCCGCCATATTTCCAGGGCATGTCGATGGAAACGAAGCCGATCGAGGACATCAAGGGCGCTCGCGTGCTGGCACTGCTGGGCGACATGGTGACGACCGACCATATCTCGCCCGCTGGCTCGTTCAAGGAAACGACGCCTGCCGGCAAGTATCTGGTGGAACGGCAGGTTCCGCTGCGGGAGTTCAATTCCTACGGCTCGCGGCGCGGCAACCACGAAGTCATGATGCGCGGCACCTTCGCCAATATCCGCATCCGCAACGAGATGCTGGACGGCGTCGAAGGTGGCTACACCAAGGGGCCGGACGGGGAACAGACTTCTATCTATGATGCCGCCATGGCCTATCAGGAGGAGGGTACCCCGCTGGTAATCTTCGGCGGTGAGCAGTATGGCGCGGGCTCGTCGCGCGACTGGGCGGCCAAGGGCACGGCATTGCTCGGCGTGAAGGCGGTCGTCGCCGAAAACTTCGAGCGCATCCACCGCTCCAATCTCGTGGGCATGGGTGTGATTCCGTTCGAGTTTACGGGCGGGGACACACGCAACAGCCTCAATCTGACGGGCGAGGAAACGGTGGATATCGAGGGGCTTTCGGGCGACCTCAAGCCGCTGTCGGAAGTTCCGGCGCGTATCACCTATGCAGATGGGACGGTGAAGGAAATCACGCTGAAGTGCCGGATCGATACCGCTGTCGAGATCGAGTATGTCGAGAACGGCGGCGTGTTGCACTACGTGTTGCGCAATCTCGCGGCGGCCTGAATCCAACGTGTCGGCGCGAGACGGACTGCCGTCGCGCCCGACACCCATCCGGTCGCTCCCTCGAAAACGTGAACAGCCGCAGGCCCCTTTCCATGACGGACTGGGGCCTGTTGTTCGTTGAAGAGGGGAACTGAAGGAAAGGAACAGTCATGTCCGACTCGGCACCAACCAATCAAGGCACCCACGCGCACGGCCTGAAATACGACCTGCCGCATCTCTTCGGCAGGCGGCGGGCAATCTCATCTCTGGCAGCATTGACGCTGGTATCCGCTGCGGGACGGGGCATGGCTGCGGACGGAAGTTGCGTTGCGATACCAGCGGAGACGGCGGGGCCCTTCCCCGCCGATGGCAGCAACCGCGCCGCTGGCCAGACGGTGAACGTTCTGCAGGAGAGCGGTGTCATGCGCGACGACCTTCGCACAAGCTTTGCCGGTATGAGTCCCGTAGCGGAAGGCGTCGAAGTGCAGCTAATTCTGCATCTGGTAGAAGCGGGCACGGCCTGCACACCACTTGCCGGACGGGCAATCTATGTCTGGCATTGCGATGCGGCGGGGCGCTATTCGCTCTACGAGGACAGGGACCGCAACTACCTGCGCGGACTGGGTGTCAGCGATGCGAATGGTATTGTGCGCCTTACCACCGTGTTTCCGGGATGCTACCGGGGACGCTGGCCCCACATTCACTTCGAGGTATTCGACCGGCCCGCGGATGCCGTCGCTGGCAGCGCTGGCCGTCTGACTTCGCAATTGGCCCTTCCGGCAGCGGCCTGCAATGATGTCTATGCTCGTGATCCGCGCTACCATAACAGTGTCGCCAACCTGCGCGGGCAATCGCTGGCGCGGGACGGTATTTTTCGGGACAACACGCCAGACGAGATTGAACAGCAGACGCTCTCTCTGTCAGGGTCACCGGCAACGGGGTTTGAGGCACGGGCAGTAATCGGTCTCGGCTGAGCAATCGCCGACAATGCAGGTGATAAAAACATGGTTCTGTGTGTCATATACCTCTCAAAGGCTTGACTGGCATGTCAGGGCGGGCAGGAGTAGGCCTGTGTCATGATCAAGTCCCTGTTTCTCCCCGCGCTCGTTGCGATTGCTTTAATGGTTCCGGTACAGTCGCGTGCCGAGCAGCCGGTTCTGGTCGAGCTCTTCACCTCACAGGGATGTTCCTCCTGTCCGCCGGCCGACAGGATGTTGGGCGAATTGGTCAGTGACCCGCGTGTTATAGCTCTGTCGTTCCACGTCGACTATTGGGACTATCTCGGGTGGAAGGACACTTTTGCCAGCAGGGCGTTCACCATGCGCCAGCAGGAATACGTGGGCCACACCGACCGCTCCGGCATCCGTCAGAAATTGCGCGGAAAGTTCACGCCGGAAATCGTCATTCAAGGCACCGACAGTTTTATTGGCCACGATGGCAAGTCCATCAGAACAAATTTGGAAGCTCATGCCGGTGCGGTGGCGCGGGCCAGTGTCACGGTTGCGGGCCGGCGGGCCGTGCTCACACCGCTCGCAGCCGGTCTGCCCCGTCTGACCGTCATGCTGGCCTCAGTGCTGCCGAAGGAAACCGTTGCCATTCAGCGGGGCGAGAACAGCGGCCGCAAAATCAGTTATTATCAGGTTGTCACGGATCTGAGCGAAATCGGTACTTGGGACGGGGCTTCGGAAATGGCAATCGATCTGCCCGGTACCGGCCCTGCCGTAGTTTTCCTTCAGGCGGGCAAGGGTGGCCCGGTTCTGGCCGCGGCTAAGGTGAAGTAGCGGCCTGCCTGGCCCGCGCTTCAAGTTCTTCCAGATGCCGGGGATTGCGAATCTGCCAGCGGCGATGCAGCCAATAATACTGCTCCGGGTGGGTCCGAACCCGCCGCGCAAGCCCGTCATTCATCGCTTGCGTCATCTCCGCCGCATCGGTGTGCGGGATAGGAGGATCGAACTCGATGTGGATGGATTGCAAATCCGGCCCGCGCGTGGCGTAGCTGGCCACGAGCGGTCTCTTGAATTTCAGCGCCAGTTCGGCGGCCATGGGTGCCGTCGCCGCAGGCTGGCCAAGGAAATCCAGCAACAAACCGTCGTCGATTTTCTGATCGTGCAGGATTCCGAGCGTCTTTCCTGAAGAGACATGCTTTATCAATGCCCGTGTGCCGCTGCGACCCTTGGGAAAAAGCGGCGCACCGAAACGCTCATACCGTTGGGTCAAGTCGGCGTCCGAAAACCGGTTTTTCAACGGGCGGTAGATCGCGCCCACCTCGACGCCCTGATGCTGCATGAAGGCGCGTGTCGCCTCCCACTGGCCGTAGTGGGCCGACAACGTGATTGCGCCCTTGCCGGAAGCATGGGCCTCCATGATGGCGTTGTACCCTTCCTCGCCCTCCCAGGTGAAGTCCCCCGCCCGAGCAAGCAAGTCGCCAGGATGCAGAATCTCAATGAATGTCCGGCCCAGGTTGGTGGCCATACCTTCAAGAATCGCTTCACGTTTCTTGGCGTCCATCTCCGGGAAAACATGGGCGAGATTGTCCACCACCCGCCCGCGCAGGTGCGAGACATTGCGCAATACCCGGCGCGCGCACCAAGCCGCCACGGCCCCGCGCCGTTCTGGCGGCAGCGGCCGCGTGGCAGCGATGAGCGCCCGGACGGGCAGGTTTTCGAGATAATCGCCGAAGGCGGTACGGTTGCCCATGATGCCTCGCAGCGGCCGGTTCGGATGAATGCGAGAGGGCAGGGCGCCCTCTCCCGTTAGTTCAGGACTTCAGAGGGTTGATCATCATCACCATCTGACGGCCTTCCATTTTCGGAATGCTGTCGACTTTGCCAAGCTCGGTGGTGTCTTCTGCCACCCGCTCCAGCAGGCGTCGTCCGAGTTCCTGGTGGGCCATTTCACGGCCACGGAAGCGCAGGGTGATCTTAACCTTGTCACCGTTCCCAAGAAACTTGGTGACGTTGCGCATCTTGACTTCGTAGTCGTGCGTGTCGGTGTTGGGGCGGAATTTCACCTCCTTCACCTCGATGATCTTCTGCTTCTTGCGCGCCTCGGATTCCTTCTTCTGCTGTTCGTACTTGAACTTGCCGAAATCCATGATCTTGCAGACGGGCGGCGAGGCATTGGGGGAAATCTCGACGAGATCGAGCCCGGCGGCTTCGGCCAGTTCCATACCGCGTTCGGGTGTCACGACCCCGACATTTTCCCCTTCGGCTCCGATGAGCCGTATTTCCGGTGAGCGAACGCGTTCGTTGACGCGGGGCCCGGTATCGCGCGTTGGCGGCGCGTGGTGTGGTCTGCGAGCTATAGCTTGTCCATCCTTTTGTTGTTGTCAGAAAGCGAGAAGAGGCGCAAAAAGCGCCCCTGCCAGACAACATAGTTTAATGCGACCGGTTTTGGAAGGGCGACAACGCTTTATCGCCAAGAATTCGGCAACGCTTCCGACTGCACGACTTCCCCGTTTATTCGCCGCTGTTTTGCGAAAATTGGTGCCGCCGGGAACAAACAGGCGGTGCAACCTGCTGCCATAGGCCTTTCCGGGGGGTTAGCGCGCCATCGGGCGCGATTCACTGACCAAGGGTGGCCGGACCGGCTGCCGGAGAGGACGAAAATGACCGATTTCAAAATGGTTGTCGAAAAGCAGAACGGAACCG of the Algicella marina genome contains:
- a CDS encoding DUF1223 domain-containing protein, translating into MIKSLFLPALVAIALMVPVQSRAEQPVLVELFTSQGCSSCPPADRMLGELVSDPRVIALSFHVDYWDYLGWKDTFASRAFTMRQQEYVGHTDRSGIRQKLRGKFTPEIVIQGTDSFIGHDGKSIRTNLEAHAGAVARASVTVAGRRAVLTPLAAGLPRLTVMLASVLPKETVAIQRGENSGRKISYYQVVTDLSEIGTWDGASEMAIDLPGTGPAVVFLQAGKGGPVLAAAKVK
- the ccmA gene encoding heme ABC exporter ATP-binding protein CcmA, which produces MSLVVSDFATYRQARPVQTGIAFSLSPGEALLLRGPNGVGKTSLLRALAGLGAAEGHANHNGHDLLTERAAYLEGIALSGHLDAVKPAMTVRETLAFWVDLYGAAPGNIAARFDLASLADRPAGRLSAGQKRRLGLARLPLTGAGLWLMDEPTVSLDGDNTARLTDLLSEHLAAGGMAVIASHLPLGLPDCRTLCLSPLTVGRDTDPFLEGSIA
- a CDS encoding lysophospholipid acyltransferase family protein, producing MGNRTAFGDYLENLPVRALIAATRPLPPERRGAVAAWCARRVLRNVSHLRGRVVDNLAHVFPEMDAKKREAILEGMATNLGRTFIEILHPGDLLARAGDFTWEGEEGYNAIMEAHASGKGAITLSAHYGQWEATRAFMQHQGVEVGAIYRPLKNRFSDADLTQRYERFGAPLFPKGRSGTRALIKHVSSGKTLGILHDQKIDDGLLLDFLGQPAATAPMAAELALKFKRPLVASYATRGPDLQSIHIEFDPPIPHTDAAEMTQAMNDGLARRVRTHPEQYYWLHRRWQIRNPRHLEELEARARQAATSP
- the acnA gene encoding aconitate hydratase AcnA, which encodes MPITVGTDSAKTRRTLSVGGSSVAYYSIAAAEEAGLGSFGKLPAVLKVVLENMLRFEDGKTVSLDDIRAFSDWAEKGGRNPREIAYRPARVLMQDFTGVPAVVDLAAMRDGIKALGGDPQKINPLNPVDLVIDHSVMIDEFGNPRAFQMNVDREYERNMERYVFLKWGQKAFNNFRVVPPGTGICHQVNLEYLAQTVWTDSDQNGEEVAYPDTLVGTDSHTTMVNGAAVLGWGVGGIEAEAAMLGQPISMLIPEVVGFELTGAMMEGTTGTDLVLKVVEMLRKKGVVGKFVEFYGSGLDTLPLADRATIANMAPEYGATCGFFPIDAETLRYLRNTGRDEARVALVEAYAKENGFWRGADYAPVYTDTLTLDMGTIVPAISGPKRPQDYIALDRASTEFGKFIAGLRGAKDASASAEVRWEGEGGAPEPRDIPGDEGHHNKGWYKDAQEAAHQLHDGSIVIASITSCTNTSNPYVMIGAGLVARKAREKGLTRKPWVKTSLAPGSQVVSHYLEAADLQKDLDAIGFNLVGYGCTTCIGNSGPLEEPISKAINDYDLVATSVLSGNRNFEGRISPDVRANYLASPPLVVAYALVGDMNVDITTEPLGEDQDGNPVYLKDIWPSQKEIADLVERTVTREAFQSKYADVFKGDEKWQGVNTTDSETYDWPASSTYVQNPPYFQGMSMETKPIEDIKGARVLALLGDMVTTDHISPAGSFKETTPAGKYLVERQVPLREFNSYGSRRGNHEVMMRGTFANIRIRNEMLDGVEGGYTKGPDGEQTSIYDAAMAYQEEGTPLVIFGGEQYGAGSSRDWAAKGTALLGVKAVVAENFERIHRSNLVGMGVIPFEFTGGDTRNSLNLTGEETVDIEGLSGDLKPLSEVPARITYADGTVKEITLKCRIDTAVEIEYVENGGVLHYVLRNLAAA
- a CDS encoding intradiol ring-cleavage dioxygenase; its protein translation is MSDSAPTNQGTHAHGLKYDLPHLFGRRRAISSLAALTLVSAAGRGMAADGSCVAIPAETAGPFPADGSNRAAGQTVNVLQESGVMRDDLRTSFAGMSPVAEGVEVQLILHLVEAGTACTPLAGRAIYVWHCDAAGRYSLYEDRDRNYLRGLGVSDANGIVRLTTVFPGCYRGRWPHIHFEVFDRPADAVAGSAGRLTSQLALPAAACNDVYARDPRYHNSVANLRGQSLARDGIFRDNTPDEIEQQTLSLSGSPATGFEARAVIGLG
- the infC gene encoding translation initiation factor IF-3 codes for the protein MARRPHHAPPTRDTGPRVNERVRSPEIRLIGAEGENVGVVTPERGMELAEAAGLDLVEISPNASPPVCKIMDFGKFKYEQQKKESEARKKQKIIEVKEVKFRPNTDTHDYEVKMRNVTKFLGNGDKVKITLRFRGREMAHQELGRRLLERVAEDTTELGKVDSIPKMEGRQMVMMINPLKS